The following are from one region of the Prochlorococcus marinus str. SB genome:
- a CDS encoding cysteine desulfurase family protein — MLSTPILLDYQSSTPCSKDVVDSMKPFWSEIFSNPASKSNLAGINASAILEASREKIEQNLFLKNKKVIFTSGATESNNLALLGFARSYYKKTGNYGHIITLKTEHKAVLEPLNQLKKEGFMVTEIPPEKDGLISEEKFKKNIREDTFLVSVMLANNEIGVIQPIENISKICKSRGITFHSDFAQCLGYMALENLLTDVNMITMSSHKIYGPKGIGLLLIDEEMNLEPLIVGGGQEYGLRSGTLPLPLVVGFAKAIEIAVFNQTNNAEKLLFHRNTLLEGLLENNSGLLINGSIEKRLPHNLNLTVLDLNGAKFHKLLKSKIICSSGSACSNGEPSHVLLALGRSFKEAESSIRLSIGLSTNSQDIKKAIHILTNTIRSLR; from the coding sequence ATGCTATCAACTCCCATACTACTAGACTATCAATCTTCGACTCCTTGCTCTAAAGATGTTGTTGATTCTATGAAACCTTTTTGGAGTGAGATATTTTCTAACCCTGCAAGCAAATCCAATTTGGCGGGGATTAACGCAAGCGCTATATTGGAAGCCTCAAGAGAAAAAATAGAACAAAATTTATTTCTTAAGAATAAAAAAGTTATTTTTACAAGCGGAGCAACTGAATCTAATAACTTAGCCTTATTAGGATTTGCTAGAAGTTACTATAAAAAAACAGGAAATTATGGACATATTATTACCTTAAAAACAGAGCATAAAGCTGTTTTGGAGCCCTTAAACCAACTAAAAAAAGAGGGATTTATGGTTACAGAAATTCCTCCTGAGAAAGATGGCTTAATTTCAGAAGAAAAATTCAAAAAAAATATAAGAGAAGATACATTTCTGGTGAGTGTTATGTTGGCAAATAATGAAATAGGAGTTATTCAGCCCATAGAAAATATTTCAAAAATATGTAAATCGAGAGGAATAACATTCCACTCTGATTTTGCACAATGTTTAGGTTATATGGCTTTAGAAAATCTTTTAACAGATGTAAACATGATAACGATGAGTTCTCACAAAATATATGGTCCTAAAGGGATAGGACTTCTTTTGATTGATGAAGAAATGAATCTTGAGCCTTTAATTGTTGGAGGAGGTCAGGAATATGGTCTCAGGTCTGGAACATTACCTCTTCCTTTAGTAGTTGGCTTTGCTAAAGCAATAGAGATAGCAGTTTTTAATCAAACAAATAATGCTGAGAAATTACTTTTTCATAGAAATACCCTTTTAGAGGGTTTGTTAGAAAATAATTCTGGTTTATTAATTAATGGCTCCATAGAAAAAAGATTACCTCACAATTTAAATTTGACTGTATTGGATTTAAACGGAGCAAAGTTTCATAAACTTTTAAAATCTAAAATAATTTGTTCTAGTGGATCTGCATGTAGTAATGGTGAACCATCTCATGTTTTACTAGCCTTAGGTAGATCTTTTAAAGAAGCAGAATCTTCAATAAGGTTAAGTATTGGATTAAGCACTAATTCACAAGATATAAAAAAAGCAATTCATATTCTTACAAATACGATCAGATCATTACGCTAG
- a CDS encoding response regulator transcription factor yields MNEINQINNEPVRKSRILLVDDEPGLRTAVKTFLEDEGFEIFIAVDGEDGWEKAQTIFPDLIISDVMMPRANGYDLLEKVREDEKLGGTPVIFLTAKGMTLDRTEGYLAGVDDYISKPFDPDELAARVKNVINRQERLLKEAARFADIDVSKMAKQITEIKSMLTDQNQTNPENKINLPSFTPREASVLQLVAEGLMNKEIARKLETSIRNVEKYVSRLFIKTGTSSRTELVRYALENHLVK; encoded by the coding sequence ATGAATGAAATTAATCAAATAAATAATGAACCGGTAAGAAAATCAAGAATTTTATTAGTTGATGATGAGCCTGGTTTAAGAACAGCTGTTAAAACATTTCTAGAAGATGAAGGCTTTGAAATATTTATTGCAGTTGATGGCGAGGATGGTTGGGAAAAAGCTCAAACAATTTTCCCCGATTTGATAATTAGCGATGTTATGATGCCACGAGCCAACGGTTATGATTTATTAGAAAAAGTTAGAGAGGATGAAAAATTAGGGGGAACTCCAGTTATTTTTCTAACTGCAAAAGGAATGACCCTAGACAGAACAGAAGGTTATCTTGCAGGAGTTGATGATTATATTTCCAAACCTTTCGATCCCGATGAATTAGCTGCAAGAGTTAAAAATGTAATCAACAGACAAGAGCGACTATTAAAAGAAGCGGCACGATTCGCAGATATTGACGTAAGCAAAATGGCAAAACAAATTACTGAAATAAAATCTATGCTTACAGACCAAAACCAGACTAATCCAGAAAATAAAATAAATCTTCCAAGTTTTACTCCTAGAGAAGCAAGTGTGCTTCAACTAGTAGCAGAGGGACTGATGAACAAGGAGATTGCTAGAAAGCTTGAAACATCTATTAGAAATGTTGAGAAATATGTAAGTAGACTTTTTATCAAGACAGGTACATCTAGCCGAACAGAATTAGTTCGTTATGCACTTGAAAATCATTTAGTAAAATAA
- the bchM gene encoding magnesium protoporphyrin IX methyltransferase: protein MNSNKIIEKSEVREYFNGTGFERWNKIYSKSDEINTVQKNIRKGHQKTVDDVVSYIKNYPELTKKSYCDAGCGVGSLSIPLLRLGIKELQVSDISSEMIKETKKRINELGLNQGKIKYEVCDLEKLKGLFDVVVCLDVFIHYPQPVAEEMVQHLCDLSKEKLIVSFAPYTPVLAVLKNIGKLFPGPSKTTRAYTLKEKGIINAAKERGFKVVKKKLNQAPFYFSKLIEFEKN, encoded by the coding sequence ATGAATTCAAATAAGATTATCGAAAAAAGTGAAGTAAGGGAGTATTTTAATGGTACTGGATTTGAAAGATGGAATAAAATTTATAGCAAATCTGATGAAATTAATACAGTTCAGAAAAATATTAGGAAAGGACATCAAAAAACTGTAGATGATGTAGTCTCATACATCAAAAATTATCCTGAACTAACAAAAAAAAGTTATTGTGATGCAGGCTGTGGAGTAGGAAGTCTTTCCATACCTTTATTAAGACTCGGTATAAAAGAACTACAGGTGAGCGATATCTCATCTGAAATGATTAAAGAAACAAAAAAACGCATTAATGAGTTAGGTTTGAATCAAGGCAAAATCAAATATGAAGTCTGTGATCTGGAAAAATTAAAAGGATTATTTGATGTTGTAGTTTGTTTGGATGTATTTATTCATTATCCTCAACCGGTCGCAGAAGAAATGGTTCAACATCTATGCGATTTAAGTAAAGAAAAACTAATCGTTAGCTTTGCGCCTTATACTCCAGTGCTTGCTGTTCTAAAAAATATTGGAAAATTATTTCCTGGGCCAAGTAAAACTACAAGGGCTTATACATTGAAAGAAAAGGGTATTATTAATGCTGCTAAAGAAAGAGGATTTAAAGTTGTTAAAAAGAAATTAAATCAAGCTCCTTTTTATTTTTCAAAACTAATTGAATTCGAAAAAAATTAA